A region from the Oncorhynchus clarkii lewisi isolate Uvic-CL-2024 chromosome 8, UVic_Ocla_1.0, whole genome shotgun sequence genome encodes:
- the LOC139415392 gene encoding sestrin-1-like isoform X1, which translates to MRHATAATETMDNNSFTVTYLYKICAHCERLSKKDLGVRIPGPLGNGPSRFIPEKEILQVSKVDLRAQSIFEDAFAALGRLDNISLVMGFHPQYLESFLRTQHYLLQMDGPLSLHYRHYIGIMAAARHQCSYLVNLHVNDFLQVGGDPKWLNGLDGAPQKLQALGELNKILAHRPWLLTKAHIEHLLKAEEHSWSLAELIHAVVLLTHYHSLASFTFGCGITPEIHSDGGHTLRPLSLSQYCVCDIANGNGHGNDLEERRSSHQVSGEVEVLMERMKQLQECRDEEEASQEEMAKRFEREKTESMLVATAEEEECVQSRDVSRHFEDPSYGYKNFSRRGEHVPTFRVQDYSWEDHGYSLVNRLYPDVGQLLDEKFQMAYNLTYNTMAMHKDVDTTMLRRAIWNYIHCMFGIRYDDYDYGEINQLLDRSFKVYIKTMVCSPEKNTKRMYESFWRQFQHSEKVHVNLLLMEARMQAELLYALRAITCYMT; encoded by the exons ATGAGGCACGCAACTGCAGCAACAGAAACCATGGACAATAATTCATTTACAGTAACATACTTATATAAAATATGCGCTCATTGTGAACGGCTAAGCAAAAAG GACTTAGGAGTTCGGATCCCAGGACCACTGGGAAATGGACCAAGTAGATTTATCCCTGAAAAAGAG ATACTTCAAGTCAGTAAAGTAGATCTGAGGGCGCAATCGATATTTGAGGACGCATTTGCTGCACTGGGTCGTCTTGACAACATCTCCTTGGTGATGGGCTTCCACCCACAGTACCTGGAGAGTTTCCTGAGAACACAGCACTACCTGCTGCAGATGGATGGGCCCTTATCCCTGCACTACCGCCACTACATAGGCATCATG gcTGCGGCCAGACACCAGTGCTCCTACCTGGTCAACCTCCACGTCAACGACTTCCTCCAGGTGGGAGGGGACCCCAAGTGGCTGAATGGCCTGGACGGAGCCCCACAGAAGCTGCAGGCTCTTGGGGAGCTCAACAAGATCCTGGCCCACCGGCCCTGGCTTCTTACCAAGGCACACATTGAG CACCTGCTGAAGGCTGAAGAACACAGCTGGTCCCTGGCTGAGCTGATCCATGCTGTGGTGCTCCTCACACACTACCACTCCCTGGCATCCTTTACCTTTGGCTGTGGCATCACCCCTGAGATCCACAGTGATGGTGGGCACACCTTGAGACCTCTCTCCCTCAGCCAGTACTGTGTCTGCGACATCGCCAATGGCAATGGGCACGGCAACGACCTGGAGGAAAGGAGAAGCAGCCATCAG GTGTCTGGTGAGGTGGAGGTGCTGATGGAGAGAATGAAGCAGTTGCAGGAGTGTCGTGATGAAGAAGAAGCCAGTCAGGAGGAGATGGCCAAACGCTTCGAGAGGGAGAAAACTGAGAGCATGCTGGTGGCCACggcagaggaagaggagtgtGTGCAGTCAAGAGACGTATCCAGGCACTTTGAAGACCCCAGCTACGGCTACAAGAACTTTTCCAGGAGAGGAGAACATGTACCCACCTTCAGAGTGCAG GACTACAGTTGGGAGGACCACGGCTACTCCCTGGTGAACCGTCTGTACCCTGATGTTGGTCAGCTGCTGGATGAGAAGTTCCAGATGGCCTACAACCTGACCTACAACACCATGGCCATGCACAAAGATGTGGACACCACCATGCTGCGCAGGGCTATCTGGAACTACATCCACTGCATGTTCGGCATCAG GTATGATGACTATGACTACGGGGAGATTAACCAGCTGTTGGACCGCAGCTTTAAGGTCTACATTAAGACCATGGTGTGCAGCCCGGAAAAAAACACCAAACGAATGTATGAGAGCTTCTGGAGGCAGTTCCAGCACTCCGAGAAG gTCCACGTAAATCTGCTTCTTATGGAAGCGCGCATGCAGGCAGAACTGCTCTACGCTCTGAGAGCGATCACCTGCTACATGACATGA
- the LOC139415392 gene encoding sestrin-1-like isoform X2 — protein MRHATAATETMDNNSFTVTYLYKICAHCERLSKKDLGVRIPGPLGNGPSRFIPEKEYLESFLRTQHYLLQMDGPLSLHYRHYIGIMAAARHQCSYLVNLHVNDFLQVGGDPKWLNGLDGAPQKLQALGELNKILAHRPWLLTKAHIEHLLKAEEHSWSLAELIHAVVLLTHYHSLASFTFGCGITPEIHSDGGHTLRPLSLSQYCVCDIANGNGHGNDLEERRSSHQVSGEVEVLMERMKQLQECRDEEEASQEEMAKRFEREKTESMLVATAEEEECVQSRDVSRHFEDPSYGYKNFSRRGEHVPTFRVQDYSWEDHGYSLVNRLYPDVGQLLDEKFQMAYNLTYNTMAMHKDVDTTMLRRAIWNYIHCMFGIRYDDYDYGEINQLLDRSFKVYIKTMVCSPEKNTKRMYESFWRQFQHSEKVHVNLLLMEARMQAELLYALRAITCYMT, from the exons ATGAGGCACGCAACTGCAGCAACAGAAACCATGGACAATAATTCATTTACAGTAACATACTTATATAAAATATGCGCTCATTGTGAACGGCTAAGCAAAAAG GACTTAGGAGTTCGGATCCCAGGACCACTGGGAAATGGACCAAGTAGATTTATCCCTGAAAAAGAG TACCTGGAGAGTTTCCTGAGAACACAGCACTACCTGCTGCAGATGGATGGGCCCTTATCCCTGCACTACCGCCACTACATAGGCATCATG gcTGCGGCCAGACACCAGTGCTCCTACCTGGTCAACCTCCACGTCAACGACTTCCTCCAGGTGGGAGGGGACCCCAAGTGGCTGAATGGCCTGGACGGAGCCCCACAGAAGCTGCAGGCTCTTGGGGAGCTCAACAAGATCCTGGCCCACCGGCCCTGGCTTCTTACCAAGGCACACATTGAG CACCTGCTGAAGGCTGAAGAACACAGCTGGTCCCTGGCTGAGCTGATCCATGCTGTGGTGCTCCTCACACACTACCACTCCCTGGCATCCTTTACCTTTGGCTGTGGCATCACCCCTGAGATCCACAGTGATGGTGGGCACACCTTGAGACCTCTCTCCCTCAGCCAGTACTGTGTCTGCGACATCGCCAATGGCAATGGGCACGGCAACGACCTGGAGGAAAGGAGAAGCAGCCATCAG GTGTCTGGTGAGGTGGAGGTGCTGATGGAGAGAATGAAGCAGTTGCAGGAGTGTCGTGATGAAGAAGAAGCCAGTCAGGAGGAGATGGCCAAACGCTTCGAGAGGGAGAAAACTGAGAGCATGCTGGTGGCCACggcagaggaagaggagtgtGTGCAGTCAAGAGACGTATCCAGGCACTTTGAAGACCCCAGCTACGGCTACAAGAACTTTTCCAGGAGAGGAGAACATGTACCCACCTTCAGAGTGCAG GACTACAGTTGGGAGGACCACGGCTACTCCCTGGTGAACCGTCTGTACCCTGATGTTGGTCAGCTGCTGGATGAGAAGTTCCAGATGGCCTACAACCTGACCTACAACACCATGGCCATGCACAAAGATGTGGACACCACCATGCTGCGCAGGGCTATCTGGAACTACATCCACTGCATGTTCGGCATCAG GTATGATGACTATGACTACGGGGAGATTAACCAGCTGTTGGACCGCAGCTTTAAGGTCTACATTAAGACCATGGTGTGCAGCCCGGAAAAAAACACCAAACGAATGTATGAGAGCTTCTGGAGGCAGTTCCAGCACTCCGAGAAG gTCCACGTAAATCTGCTTCTTATGGAAGCGCGCATGCAGGCAGAACTGCTCTACGCTCTGAGAGCGATCACCTGCTACATGACATGA